The following proteins are encoded in a genomic region of Mahella australiensis 50-1 BON:
- a CDS encoding aspartyl-phosphate phosphatase Spo0E family protein, producing MIKKVDEMNDLIIEIKILQRLLNRLLENNKNDELASDEILNISKKLDRLILEYYEAERHKHSFHKKKTAY from the coding sequence AAGGTGGATGAAATGAATGATCTTATAATAGAAATAAAAATTCTTCAGCGATTGCTCAATCGATTGCTGGAGAATAATAAAAACGATGAATTAGCATCGGATGAAATATTAAATATCAGCAAAAAACTAGACAGGCTCATCTTGGAATATTACGAAGCTGAGCGGCATAAGCATAGCTTTCATAAGAAAAAGACAGCTTATTGA